The sequence below is a genomic window from Polaribacter vadi.
TCCTATCGTAAAAAACAATTATCTAAAATTATTTTTTAAAGGTTACTTTTTAAACTTTATCAATATTGGGGTTTTAGCTTTTTGGTTAGGTACAGTTTTAGTAATTGGCCCTACTTTAAATATGGATCAAAATGCCATTTTTTGGTATTTTGCAACCATTATTCTTGGCTATTTTATAACGGATTTAGGTAAAATATTTTTAGCAAAACAGCTTAAAAATAAAATGACACCTGCTGTTATTTATCGCGTAAAAAAAATAATGGGAATTATTTTAATTGTCTGTGGAATCTATTTAATGTTGATGGGGTTTATCCCAAAGGAAAAAATAAACGAATTTATAACTTAATAAACAGTGTTAACTAACAGTTACTTTTGATTTTCCGATTGTTAAGAGCTCTTTCCATTGTGTTGTAAATCTTGGACTTCTGTGTTCGTTAATTAATGCCCATTCTTTCTCTCTGTTTCCAACAGAAGCTAGTTTTACTTTATTTTTGCCAAATTTGCTATTTAAGGCATCAATGGCTTTTGTAAGTTTTTTACTTTCGCTTTTTTGCTCTTGATAAAATAAGTTGGTTTGGATCTCTGAATCTGGAATTAAACCAAATAAATTAACACCTACTTTTTTATAGCGATAGCCTTGCTTAAATATTTTTTTCAATCCTTTAATAGCTTCTTGCGTTAATTTAATAGTGCTATTGGTAGGAATTTCTAAAGTGATGATAATTTTCTTATAATATTGATGATCTGTATTGCTAAAACTATTGGTTTGTAAAAAAACTTCTAAATAGGTTGCTGCCGAATTTTGTTGACGCAACAAATCTGCAACTTCAGCAACATAATAACTGGTTGCTTCTTCAATTAAACTGTATTCTGTTAATTTATAACCGAAAGATTTTGCAGTTCCAATTCCTTTTTTAGTGGCAATTTCAACTTCCATTGTATGACAAGGAAAATTATTAAGTTCTCTCCACAAACGCTCTCCAACCACAGTCATTTCTTTACGAACCCAAGCTAAATTAGTTTCAGCAAAATCTAGCGCTGTTTTTGCACCAGTTTTTTCTACTCGAATTGTATGTTTACGCCCAATTCCCCAAATATCTTTTACTTTATTTGCCTGTAATAAAAACCTTCTTTTTTCTTCGGAATCAATTACATAAACACCATTATTTGCTGGAATTTTCTTGGCATATTTATTCGCCATTTTTGAGAGCGACTTTGTTTTAGCAACTCCTACTCCAACAGGAATTCCTGTATTTTTATGTACAGTTTCTTTTATTTTATGTGCAATTTCTTCTAGTTCATCAACATCAAAATGAGATAAATCTACAAAGCTTTCATCTATGCTATACTCTTCTACAATTGGCGAAAATTCTCGTAAAGTATCCATAACTCTTTGAGATAAATCTGCATATAATGTATAGTTGGATGAGAAACAGGTAACGTTATTCGCTTTTAAAATTTCTTTAATTTTAAAAACAGGTTGAAACATAGGAATATGTGCCAACGCTTTTGCTTCTTTATTGGCAGCAATTACACAACCATCATTATTACTTAAAACCACCACAGGTTTTCCTTGTAAATCAGGTCTAAAAACCTGTTCACAGGAAGCATAAAAGCTGTTACAATCTACTAAAGCAATCATAAAACAGATTTTATAACATAGGTAATAACTCCCCAAAGTTGCATTTCTTCTTTCGAATTTGCATCAATTCTTTCAATTTGAAAAGCATCTTCTTTTACAATAACTGCAAGCTGATTATTTTTTGGTGTAAGCGATTTATCTACAATTAGAACATCGTTTTCTAAAATCTCGAAATCAATAAAGCTATTATCGATAACTCTTACGTAAAAAGTTGCTGATGGATTTGTAATTAATTCAGCATTTAAATCGATTCTGGGTTCTGTGTAATGTGTTGCAGGACTTGAGAAACCCGTCTGTTTTGGACGCGCAACTCTATAGCTTTTCTTAGACTTTTCTACTAAATTTACCTTACCTGATTTCACACTTTAAAATTACAAGAAAAAGCATTTGGTAAATGTTAATTTTAGAAGAACTAATTAACAATTTTCAATATTTTGGAAATCAATATTTTACAAAAAAACAAGAAATTAAACCCTTAAAAAAACAACGGAATTACAAATTGATAATACAAAATAAGCAAAACAACAGCAATGATATTTAGAAAAACACCTGCTTTTACCATTTCATTTACTTTTACATAACCACTTGCAAAAACAATGGCATTTGGAGGCGTTGCCATTGGCAACATAAACGCACAACTACTTGCCATGGTTACTGGAATTAACAAATTTAAAATCGGGATATTTAACCCAATTGCAATCCCTGCAACAACTGGCGCCAAAACAGCAACCAAAGCAACATTGCTCATCAACTCTGTCATAAACAACATCAAAATAATTAATAGAGAAACAGTGAATAGAATATTAAAATTTCCAGTTGCAATTG
It includes:
- a CDS encoding S24 family peptidase — protein: MKSGKVNLVEKSKKSYRVARPKQTGFSSPATHYTEPRIDLNAELITNPSATFYVRVIDNSFIDFEILENDVLIVDKSLTPKNNQLAVIVKEDAFQIERIDANSKEEMQLWGVITYVIKSVL
- a CDS encoding Y-family DNA polymerase, with amino-acid sequence MIALVDCNSFYASCEQVFRPDLQGKPVVVLSNNDGCVIAANKEAKALAHIPMFQPVFKIKEILKANNVTCFSSNYTLYADLSQRVMDTLREFSPIVEEYSIDESFVDLSHFDVDELEEIAHKIKETVHKNTGIPVGVGVAKTKSLSKMANKYAKKIPANNGVYVIDSEEKRRFLLQANKVKDIWGIGRKHTIRVEKTGAKTALDFAETNLAWVRKEMTVVGERLWRELNNFPCHTMEVEIATKKGIGTAKSFGYKLTEYSLIEEATSYYVAEVADLLRQQNSAATYLEVFLQTNSFSNTDHQYYKKIIITLEIPTNSTIKLTQEAIKGLKKIFKQGYRYKKVGVNLFGLIPDSEIQTNLFYQEQKSESKKLTKAIDALNSKFGKNKVKLASVGNREKEWALINEHRSPRFTTQWKELLTIGKSKVTVS
- a CDS encoding LysE family translocator; the encoded protein is MDIYDFKNALLIGFFMAFMIGPVFFMLIQTSILKGAKAAIIFDLGVIFGDISFILIAYYGSRSLLEKIKDDPRLFFIGGLVLIIYGLISYFDRANKKKDIESAKAIEVPIVKNNYLKLFFKGYFLNFINIGVLAFWLGTVLVIGPTLNMDQNAIFWYFATIILGYFITDLGKIFLAKQLKNKMTPAVIYRVKKIMGIILIVCGIYLMLMGFIPKEKINEFIT